The Armatimonadota bacterium genome contains a region encoding:
- the dprA gene encoding DNA-processing protein DprA, with amino-acid sequence MNEVYWLALSTVSGIGGRTAKRLIERFGSIPAAFDAEEEELSLIPRMTTEMIAGMRNAPLEQLEDELCDLRSEGIRLLTWDSDDYPANLRKADDAPPILFVMGTLTGDDERAVAIIGTREPSDESIALASRLAREFTGCGFTVVSGLALGVDAAAHEGALDAGGRTLAVFGSGIRHIHPRSNEMLAERILESGALLSELHPNTPVQGRNLMARDRIISGLSLGVIVVEAGIKSGSLDTAAKAKKQGRLVMAVPGSPGTDELISGGAVRLDHGANIADLCEQIENCPGGDPVDQLGLW; translated from the coding sequence ATGAATGAAGTCTACTGGCTCGCGCTCAGCACCGTTTCGGGCATAGGCGGGAGGACCGCCAAGCGGCTGATCGAACGGTTCGGCTCGATTCCCGCGGCGTTCGACGCCGAAGAAGAAGAGCTGTCACTGATACCTCGCATGACGACGGAAATGATCGCAGGCATGCGGAACGCGCCCCTGGAGCAGTTGGAGGACGAACTGTGCGACCTGAGGAGCGAGGGCATCCGACTACTCACATGGGACTCGGACGACTACCCGGCGAACCTGCGCAAGGCCGACGACGCGCCGCCGATTCTCTTCGTGATGGGCACGCTGACCGGCGACGACGAGCGGGCGGTCGCGATCATCGGCACACGCGAGCCTTCGGACGAGTCCATCGCGCTCGCGAGCAGGCTTGCACGCGAGTTCACGGGATGCGGGTTCACGGTAGTAAGCGGACTCGCGCTCGGCGTTGACGCCGCGGCCCACGAGGGCGCGCTGGACGCGGGCGGGCGGACTCTGGCGGTCTTCGGCTCGGGTATTCGGCACATTCACCCCCGAAGCAACGAGATGCTGGCCGAGCGAATCCTGGAGTCGGGAGCGCTCCTCTCCGAGCTGCACCCGAATACGCCGGTGCAGGGTCGCAACCTGATGGCGCGCGACCGGATCATCAGCGGCCTCAGCCTCGGCGTGATCGTGGTCGAGGCGGGCATCAAGAGCGGAAGTTTGGACACGGCCGCGAAGGCGAAGAAGCAGGGAAGGCTCGTGATGGCGGTCCCGGGCAGCCCCGGGACCGATGAACTGATCTCCGGCGGGGCGGTCCGGCTCGACCATGGTGCGAACATCGCGGACCTCTGCGAGCAGATCGAGAACTGCCCCGGCGGTGATCCAGTGGATCAACTCGGCCTTTGGTAG